The Sebastes umbrosus isolate fSebUmb1 chromosome 4, fSebUmb1.pri, whole genome shotgun sequence genome has a window encoding:
- the LOC119486143 gene encoding LOW QUALITY PROTEIN: zinc finger protein RFP-like (The sequence of the model RefSeq protein was modified relative to this genomic sequence to represent the inferred CDS: deleted 2 bases in 1 codon) — MKVKVCERQQSCSRDESLCFSLKKHSTESSSFLSTTQQNLCQTLSVDMSAASCLLTEDQFLCSICLDVFTDPVTTPCGHNFCKTCITQHWDVNVPFQCPNCQEVFNSKPELRVNTFISEVAAQFRQSAQQKASSSSSEQQAAKPGEVPCDVCTGTKLKALKSCLVCLDSYCETHLEPHLTRSGLKRHQLIDPVENLEGRMCTKHDKLLELFCKTDQMCVCMLCTVLDHKTHDVVPLKEEYEGKKAQLGKTEAEIQQMIQKRQLKIQEMKHSVGLSKEDADREIADGVQVFTALKESVERSQAELIDTIKEKQRKTEKQAEGFIKELEQEISELKKRSTEVVQLSRSEDHLHLLQSFTSLNAAPPTKDWTEVEVCPPSYEGTLRRAVNQLEETLSKQMKKLFEAELKRVQQSAVDVTLDPDTAHPDLILSDDGKQVHDSDVEKDLPDNPERFDTDTCVLAKQSFSSGRFYYEVQVKGKTKWFLGVVRESINRKGIITLTPQNGYWTICLSNENEYKALADPRVRLSLKPKPEKVGVFVDYEEGLVSFYDVDAAALIYSFTGCSFSEKLYPYFSPCSNCGGKNSAPLIISPVNHTE, encoded by the exons atgaaagtgaaagtttgt GAGAGACAGCAGAGCTGCAGTCGAGACgagtctctctgtttctctctaaaGAAACATTCAACTGAATCCAGCAGCTTTTtatcaacaacacagcagaatCTCTGCCAAACACTG AGTGTAGATATGTCTGCTGCCAGCTGTCTGCTGACTGAAGATCAGTTTctgtgctccatctgtctggatgtgttcactGATCCAGTCACCACACCATGTGGACACAACTTCTGTAAAACCTGCATCACTCAGCACTGGGATGTTAATGTCCCGTTTCAGTGTCCCAACTGTCAAGAGGTTTTCAACTCTAAACCTGAGCTGCGGGTCAATACTTTCATCTCTGAGGTGGCTGCTCAGTTCAGACAGTCAGCTCAACagaaagccagcagcagcagctcagagcaacaGGCTGCCAAACCAGGAGAAGTTCCCTGTGACGTCTGCACTGGAACCAAACTGAAggccctgaagtcctgcctggtgtgtctggACTCCTACTGTGAGACTCACCTGGAGCCTCATCTGACAAGGTCAGGCCTGAAAAGACATCAGCTGATCGACCCTGTGGAGAACCTGGAAGGCAGGATGTGTACGAAGCACGATAAACTGCTTGAGCTGTTCTGTAAGACCGACcagatgtgtgtctgcatgctctgCACTGTTTTAGACCACAAGACACATGATGTTGTTCCTCTGAAAGAAGAATATGAAGGAAAGAAGGCCCAGCTGGGgaagacagaggctgaaatTCAGCAGATGATCCAGAAGAGACAACTGAAGATTCAGGAGATGAAACACTCAGTGGGGCTCAGTAAggaagatgcagacagagagatagcagatggtgttcaggtcttcaccgctCTAAAGGAGTCTGTTGAGAGAAGCCAGGCCGAGCTCATCGACACgatcaaagagaagcagagaaagacagagaaacaggctGAAGGCTTCATCAAAGAGCTGGAACAGGAAATCTCTGAGCTGAAGAAGAGAAGCACTGAAGTGGTGCAGCTCTCACGCTCTGAAGAccaccttcacctcctccaaAGCTTCACGTCCCTGAACGCTGCTCCACCCACCAAGGACTGGACAGAAGTCGAAGTCTGTCCACCTTCATATGAGGGGACTCTAAGGAGAGCTGTGAATCAGCTGGAGGAGACGCTCAGTAAACAGATGAAGAAGCTGTTTGAGGCCGAGCTGAAGAGGGTCCAGCAGTCTGCAGTGGATGTGACACTTGATCCTGATACAGCACATCCCGacctcatcctgtctgatgatGGAAAACAAGTACATGATAGTGATGTAGAGAAGGATCTCCCAGACAACCCAGAGAGATTTGATACTGATACTTGTGTCTTAGCAAAGCAGAGTTTCTCTTCAGGAAGGTTTTACTACGAGGTTCAGGTTAAAGGGAAGACTAAGTGGTTTTTAGGAGTGGTCAGAGAGTCGATCAACAGGAAGGGAATAATCACACTGACTCCTCAGAATGGTTACTGGACGATATGTTTGAGTAATGAAAATGAGTACAAAGCTCTTGCTGACCCTAGagtccgtctctctctgaagccGAAGCCTGAGAAGGTGGGGGTGTTTGTGGATTATGAGGAGGGTCTGGTCTCCTTTTATGACGttgatgctgcagctcttatctACTCCTTTACTGGCTGCTCCTTCAGTGAGAAACTCTACCCATACTTTAGTCCCTGTTCCAACTGTGGTGGTAAAAACTCTGCCCCTCTGATCATctctcctgtcaatcacactgaGTAG
- the LOC119486137 gene encoding LOW QUALITY PROTEIN: E3 ubiquitin-protein ligase TRIM21-like (The sequence of the model RefSeq protein was modified relative to this genomic sequence to represent the inferred CDS: deleted 2 bases in 1 codon) yields MKVKVCLSDSSCSRDESLRFSLKKHSTESSSFLSTTQQNLCQTLCVDMSAASCLLTEDQFLCSICLDVFTDPVTTPCGHNFCKTCITQHWDIKVPFQCPNCQKVFSTRPELQVNTFISEMAAQFRQSAQQKASSSSSSSEQQAAKPGEVPCDLCTGTKLKALKSCLVCLVSYCETHLEPHLTTSGLKRHQLIDPVENLEGRMCTKHDKLLELFCKTDQMCVCMLCTYSDHKTHDVVPLKEEYEGKKAELGKTEAEIQQMIQKRRLKIQEMKHSVGLSKEDADREIADGVQVFTALKESVERSQAELIDTIREKQRKTEKQAEGFIKELEQEISELKKRSTEVVQLSRSEDHLHLLQSFIFLNAAPPTKNWTEVEVCPPSYEGTVRRAVNQLEETLIKQMKKLLAEAELKRLQQSAVDVTLDPDTAHPKLIPSDDGKQVKHGDVKKNLPDNPERFDYCACVLAKQRFSSGRFYYEVQVKGKTEWDLGVARESINRKGGITPSPQNGYWSIWLRNENEYKAFAGPPVCLSLKSQPEKVGVFVDYEEGLVSFYDVDAAALIYSFTGCCFTEKLYPYFSPGSNYGGKNSAPLIISPVNHTE; encoded by the exons atgaaagtgaaagtttgtCTGAGCGACAGC AGCTGCAGTCGAGACGAGTCTCTCCGTTTCTCTCTAAAGAAACATTCAACTGAATCCAGCAGCTTTTtatcaacaacacagcagaatCTCTGCCAAACACTG TGTGTAGATATGTCTGCTGCCAGCTGTCTGCTGACTGAAGATCAGTTTctgtgctccatctgtctggatgtgttcactGATCCAGTCACCACACCATGTGGACACAACTTCTGTAAAACCTGCATCACTCAACACTGGGATATTAAAGTCCCGTTTCAGTGTCCCAACTGTCAGAAGGTTTTCTCCACAAGACCTGAGCTGCAGGTCAATACTTTCATCTCTGAGATGGCTGCTCAGTTCAGACAGTCAGCTCAACagaaagccagcagcagcagcagcagctcagagcaacaAGCTGCCAAACCAGGAGAAGTTCCCTGTGACCTCTGCACTGGAACCAAACTGAAggccctgaagtcctgcctggtgtgtctggTCTCCTACTGTGAGACTCACCTGGAGCCTCATCTGACAACGTCAGGTCTGAAAAGACATCAGCTGATCGACCCTGTGGAGAACCTGGAAGGCAGGATGTGTACGAAGCACGATAAACTGCTGGAGCTGTTCTGTAAGACCGACcagatgtgtgtctgcatgctctgCACTTATTCAGACCACAAGACACATGACGTTGTTCCTCTGAAAGAAGAATATGAAGGAAAGAAGGCCGAGCTGGGgaagacagaggctgaaatTCAGCAGATGATCCAGAAGAGACGACTGAAGATTCAGGAGATGAAACACTCAGTGGGGCTCAGTAAggaagatgcagacagagagatagcagatggtgttcaggtcttcaccgctCTGAAGGAGTCTGTTGAGAGAAGCCAGGCCGAGCTCATCGATACgatcagagagaagcagagaaagacagagaaacaggctGAAGGCTTCATCAAAGAGCTGGAACAGGAAATCTCTGAGCTGAAGAAGAGAAGCACTGAGGTGGTGCAGCTCTCACGCTCTGAagaccacctccacctcctccaaagCTTCATATTCCTGAACGCTGCTCCACCCACCAAGAACTGGACAGAAGTCGAAGTCTGTCCACCTTCATATGAGGGGACTGTGAGGAGAGCTGTGAATCAGCTGGAGGAGACGCTTATTAAACAGATGAAGAAGCTGCTCGCTGAGGCCGAGCTGAAGAGGCTCCAGCAGTCTGCAGTGGATGTGACACTTGATCCTGATACAGCACATCCCAAACTCATCCCGTCTGATGATGGAAAACAAGTTAAACATGGTGATGTAAAGAAGAATCTCCCAGACAACCCAGAGAGATTTGATTATTGTGCTTGTGTCTTAGCAAAGCAGAGATTCTCTTCAGGGAGGTTTTACTACGAGGTTCAGGTTAAAGGGAAGACTGAGTGGGATTTAGGAGTGGCCAGAGAGTCGATCAACAGGAAGGGAGGAATCACACCGTCTCCTCAGAATGGTTACTGGTCGATATGGTTGAGGAATGAAAATGAGTACAAAGCTTTTGCTGGCCCgccagtctgtctctctctgaagtctcaGCCTGAGAAGGTGGGGGTGTTTGTGGATTATGAGGAGGGTCTGGTCTCCTTTTATGATGttgatgctgcagctcttatctactcctttactggctgctgcttcactgagaaactctaCCCATACTTTAGTCCCGGTTCTAACTATGGTGGTAAAAACTCTGCCCCTCTGATCATctctcctgtcaatcacactgaGTAG
- the LOC119487235 gene encoding zinc finger protein RFP-like has product MSAASCLLTEHQFLCSICLDVFTDPVATPCGHNFCKTCITQHWDIKVPFQCPNCKEVFNTRPELRVNTFISEMAAQFRQSAQQKASSSSSEQQAAKPGEVPCDVCTGTKLKALKSCLVCLESYCETHLEPHLTRSGLKRHQLIDPVENLEGRMCTKHDKLLELFCKTDQMCVCMLCTYSDHKTHDVVPLKEEYEGKKAELGKTEAEIQQMIQKRQLKIQEMKHSVGLSKEDADREIADGVQVFTALKESVERSQAELIDTIKEKQRKTEKQAEGFIKELEQEISELKKRSTEVVQLSRSEDHLQLLQSFTSLNATPPTKDWTEVEVCPPSYEGTLRRAVNQLEETLSKQMKKLLEEELKRVQQSAVDLTLDPDTAHPALILSDDGKQVNCGDVWKNLPDNPERFNTGASLLAKQSFSSGRFYYEVQVKGKTEWFLGVAKESINRKGSITLFPQNGYWLIWLRNENEYYACADPPVRLSLKSQPEKVGVFVDYEKGLVSFYDVDAAALIYSFTGCSFTEKLYPYFNPNPNYGGKNSAPLIISPVNHTE; this is encoded by the coding sequence ATGTCTGCTGCCAGCTGTCTGCTGACTGAACATCAGTTTctgtgctccatctgtctggatgtgttcactGATCCAGTCGCCACACCATGTGGACACAACTTCTGTAAAACCTGCATCACTCAACACTGGGATATTAAGGTCCCGTTTCAGTGTCCCAACTGTAAAGAGGTTTTCAACACCAGACCTGAGCTGCGCGTCAATACTTTCATCTCTGAGATGGCTGCTCAGTTCAGACAGTCAGCTCAACagaaagccagcagcagcagctcagagcaacaagctgccaaaccaggagaagttccctgtgacgtctgcactggaaccaaactgaaggccctgaagtcctgcctggtgtgtctggAATCCTACTGTGAGACTCACCTGGAGCCTCATCTGACAAGGTCAGGCCTGAAAAGACATCAGCTGATCGACCCTGTGGAGAACCTGGAAGGCAGGATGTGTACGAAGCACGATAAACTGCTGGAACTATTCTGTAAGACCGACcagatgtgtgtctgcatgctctgCACTTATTCAGACCACAAGACACATGATGTTGTTCCTCTGAAAGAAGAATATGAAGGAAAGAAGGCTGAGCTGGGgaagacagaggctgaaatTCAGCAGATGATCCAGAAGAGACAACTGAAGATTCAGGAGATGAAACACTCAGTGGGGCTCAGTAAggaagatgcagacagagagatagcagatggtgttcaggtcttcaccgctCTGAAAGAGTCTGTTGAGAGAAGCCAGGCCGAGCTCATCGACACgatcaaagagaagcagagaaagacagagaaacaggctGAAGGCTTCATCAAAGAGCTGGAACAGGAAATCTCTGAGCTGAAGAAGAGAAGCACTGAAGTGGTGCAGCTCTCACGCTCTGAAGACCACCTCCAACTCCTCCAAAGCTTTACGTCCCTGAACGCTACTCCACCCACCAAGGACTGGACAGAAGTCGAAGTCTGTCCACCTTCATATGAGGGGACTCTAAGGAGAGCTGTGAATCAGCTGGAGGAGACGCTCAGTAAACAGATGAAGAAGCTGCTtgaagaggagctgaagagggtCCAGCAGTCTGCAGTGGATTTGACACTTGATCCTGATACAGCACATCCTgctctcatcctgtctgatgatGGAAAACAAGTAAACTGTGGTGATGTGTGGAAGAATCTCCCAGATAATCCAGAGAGATTTAATACTGGTGCTTCTCTCTTAGCAAAGCAGAGTTTCTCTTCAGGAAGGTTTTACTATGAGGTTCAGGTTAAAGGGAAGACTGAGTGGTTTTTAGGAGTAGCCAAAGAGTCAATCAACAGGAAGGGATCAATCACACTGTTTCCACAGAATGGTTACTGGTTGATATGGTTGAGGAATGAAAATGAGTACTACGCTTGTGCTGACCCTCCagtccgtctctctctgaagtctcaGCCTGAGAAGGTGGGGGTGTTTGTGGATTATGAGAAGGGTCTGGTCTCCTTTTATGATGttgatgctgcagctcttatctactcctttactggctgctccttcactgagaaactctaCCCATACTTTAATCCCAATCCTAACTATGGAGGTAAAAACTCTGCCCCTCTGATCATctctcctgtcaatcacactgaGTAG